A genome region from Neptunomonas japonica JAMM 1380 includes the following:
- the lysM gene encoding peptidoglycan-binding protein LysM — protein sequence MSLFDFASNLGKKLFGSDEDPAEEIQKHIESDNPGVDGLKVTVADGIATVSGSAKDQAAYEKAILMAGNVQGIQEVKADALHLEDKTAANVEYYTIESGDSLWAIAQKHLGNGNDYTKIFEANKEVIKDPDLIYPGQKIRIPLEK from the coding sequence ATGAGCCTATTTGACTTTGCTTCGAACCTTGGGAAAAAACTCTTCGGTTCAGATGAAGACCCTGCTGAAGAAATCCAGAAACACATTGAATCTGATAACCCGGGTGTTGACGGCCTTAAAGTAACAGTTGCAGATGGAATAGCGACAGTATCAGGATCAGCAAAAGACCAAGCCGCATATGAAAAAGCGATTTTAATGGCAGGCAACGTTCAAGGTATCCAAGAAGTAAAAGCAGACGCCTTACACCTAGAAGATAAAACTGCTGCCAATGTTGAGTACTATACTATTGAGTCTGGTGATTCATTATGGGCTATTGCACAAAAGCACTTAGGGAACGGTAACGATTACACCAAAATCTTTGAAGCCAACAAAGAAGTCATCAAAGACCCTGACCTTATTTACCCTGGACAGAAAATCCGCATCCCGCTCGAAAAATAA
- a CDS encoding prephenate dehydratase: MSTNIIAYQGHKGAYSHLSCHHVYPEMEAFACESFVDAMFMVERGEAQLAMIPLENSTAGRVEEIYRLMPKTQLHIISEHFEPVNHCLVAKKGTKISDLRTVSSHPQALAQCDGNTKSLNLAQVASLDTAGAAEALLSIEEPGHAAIASSLAAELYDLEILRENFQDKTGNTTRFVILAKDSHMPKLQPNITFITTIMFTVRNLPAALYKGLGGFATNGVNAVKLESYMASDTMQATSFHLDVEGHPEQKKMQYALQELDFFAKEVRIIGTYPAHIFRVKHNEKTQD; the protein is encoded by the coding sequence ATGAGCACCAATATCATCGCTTATCAGGGCCATAAAGGCGCCTACTCTCATTTATCATGCCACCATGTTTACCCAGAGATGGAAGCATTTGCCTGTGAGAGTTTTGTTGACGCGATGTTTATGGTCGAACGCGGCGAAGCCCAGCTTGCGATGATCCCGCTGGAAAACTCAACAGCGGGTCGAGTAGAAGAAATTTACCGCCTCATGCCTAAAACGCAACTCCATATTATTAGCGAACACTTTGAGCCGGTAAACCACTGCCTAGTCGCCAAGAAAGGCACTAAAATATCAGATTTGCGGACAGTATCTTCACACCCCCAAGCACTGGCACAGTGTGACGGCAATACCAAAAGCTTAAATCTAGCCCAAGTTGCAAGCCTCGATACAGCAGGTGCAGCCGAAGCATTATTAAGTATCGAAGAGCCAGGCCATGCAGCAATTGCCTCCAGCCTTGCCGCAGAACTTTATGACTTAGAAATCCTTAGAGAAAACTTTCAGGATAAAACCGGCAACACCACTCGTTTTGTTATTTTGGCAAAAGATAGCCATATGCCAAAACTACAACCTAACATTACTTTTATAACCACGATCATGTTTACCGTTCGTAACTTACCAGCCGCCTTGTATAAAGGCTTAGGCGGCTTTGCAACGAATGGAGTCAACGCTGTCAAATTAGAAAGCTATATGGCTTCAGATACAATGCAAGCAACCAGCTTTCATCTTGACGTTGAAGGTCACCCTGAGCAGAAAAAAATGCAATACGCACTTCAAGAGCTTGATTTTTTTGCGAAAGAAGTTCGTATCATAGGCACGTATCCCGCTCATATTTTCCGCGTAAAACATAATGAAAAGACTCAAGATTAA
- a CDS encoding polyphosphate kinase 2 family protein, with protein sequence MQKPSKINLEKNTPTLSSLSFKKSTIASKSKYEKDLKKWQLRLLHAQQAYFHANKRAIIVFEGWDASGKGGAIRRLTERLDPRGFQVHPIGAPRKEEQGKHYLYRFQTRLPAPGEIAIFDRSWYGRVLVERVEGFAVEQQWQRAYQEINEFERLLTDDDARIIKVFMHISPKEQLKRFAERLSNPIKRWKLTEEDIRNRQRWPEYDEAINQMFEQTSTITSPWHPIAANHKWYARIKVLKTVVKALEKDMDLSPPEADPEVLKAARKHLKLDV encoded by the coding sequence ATGCAAAAACCATCCAAAATAAATTTAGAAAAAAACACCCCCACCCTTTCATCGCTTTCATTTAAAAAATCAACTATTGCCTCCAAAAGCAAATATGAAAAAGATCTTAAAAAATGGCAACTAAGACTTCTTCATGCCCAACAGGCCTACTTTCACGCCAACAAACGCGCCATCATTGTTTTCGAAGGCTGGGATGCCAGCGGCAAAGGCGGAGCCATTCGCAGACTCACGGAGCGGCTCGACCCTCGCGGCTTCCAAGTACACCCTATTGGCGCGCCTAGAAAAGAAGAACAAGGTAAGCATTATCTTTATCGTTTCCAAACACGCCTACCAGCCCCCGGTGAAATCGCTATATTTGATCGCTCATGGTATGGACGCGTATTAGTAGAAAGAGTTGAAGGCTTTGCCGTGGAACAACAATGGCAACGGGCATATCAAGAGATCAACGAATTTGAACGCTTATTAACTGATGATGATGCAAGAATCATTAAAGTATTCATGCACATATCACCCAAAGAGCAACTCAAGCGCTTTGCTGAACGACTCAGCAACCCGATCAAACGCTGGAAGCTAACTGAAGAAGATATCAGAAACCGCCAACGCTGGCCCGAATACGACGAAGCGATCAATCAAATGTTTGAACAAACTTCGACAATCACATCTCCTTGGCACCCAATCGCCGCTAACCATAAATGGTATGCGCGCATAAAAGTCCTTAAAACCGTTGTTAAAGCACTGGAAAAAGATATGGACCTCTCTCCACCAGAAGCAGACCCTGAAGTACTAAAAGCAGCCAGAAAACATTTAAAACTTGATGTCTAG
- a CDS encoding sensor histidine kinase: protein MRRPVIIFIIAALCSLVVSWQAYIYTRGWGLVQIHQHGSSRLLDTISALRVAIDQYRYLPFLLSQNRDVKDLLVQSNPSKVIKVSRYLEQTNLVAGSAALIVLDLKGEVVAYSNWRERGATARRYYQNAPFFLQALSGEQGRYFMVDDSATQPSYYLSAPIYHRQQLIGVSVMKLDVSALKEQLSLEYAFYVADQHGQLLFTSLALLQEAGLPRSGLKSFGVSGSEFKTSASAWSHGSVIDEKLFDDRDISIWKLDGKEQLNESVMLDDLKWEVGVLSPIKAAEQRAVYAGFTVAGGCLAFALLVLYLREYRLKRRSQALVLRAQRDSEQRQRYIINTAQVGLITVDKQGVIVFVNPMVMQQFGVSLSLIMGRPLAALFADIDQFTPLKRWLEGLSHGEFTPITGYEVVGRRSDGSVFPVLFSIRMMTAAPQVSYLVTMIDITRRKRLEYKLREVNESLETKVLQRTQALEAAQNELIQAEKLAALGRMSTAMVHELNQPLTAMRNYLAIIRRLSDQPGLQNENLNRVNGLVDKMALITGQLKTFAYKSAGASGLVELVFSIQHILGQYKERFVEQSIDCSFEHELTCYWVHGDEIRIEQVLVNLITNACDAMLQLPSGQISMTLRLLDNDRQSIDQDLESPCHDWVVLNIRDTGEGATDEQLAHMFEPFYTTKSMGDGLGLGLPIVQGIVRDLGGIVDVVRNQEQGLCFSVSLPLAKNTGGI from the coding sequence GTGAGGCGTCCCGTTATCATATTTATTATTGCTGCTTTGTGTAGTTTGGTCGTTTCTTGGCAGGCATATATCTATACGCGTGGTTGGGGTCTCGTTCAAATTCACCAGCATGGATCTTCAAGATTGTTAGATACTATCAGTGCGTTACGCGTAGCTATTGATCAGTATCGATATTTGCCCTTTTTGCTCTCGCAAAATCGTGATGTTAAAGACCTTCTGGTGCAATCTAATCCGAGTAAAGTAATCAAGGTTAGCCGCTATTTGGAGCAAACTAACTTGGTTGCAGGTTCTGCTGCGTTGATTGTTTTAGACCTTAAGGGAGAAGTCGTTGCTTATAGCAATTGGAGAGAAAGAGGAGCGACAGCACGGCGCTATTATCAAAATGCACCGTTCTTTCTTCAGGCGCTATCGGGAGAGCAGGGGCGTTACTTTATGGTAGATGATAGCGCCACTCAGCCTTCTTACTATCTATCTGCTCCGATTTACCATAGGCAACAGTTGATTGGTGTGTCTGTTATGAAATTGGATGTGAGTGCACTTAAAGAGCAGCTTTCTCTTGAGTATGCTTTTTATGTGGCTGACCAACATGGGCAATTGCTGTTTACTAGCCTGGCATTATTACAGGAGGCTGGGTTGCCGCGTTCTGGGCTGAAAAGTTTTGGTGTATCAGGTTCTGAATTTAAAACATCGGCAAGTGCATGGTCGCATGGCTCGGTTATAGATGAAAAATTGTTCGATGATCGTGATATTTCTATCTGGAAATTAGATGGTAAAGAACAGTTAAATGAATCGGTGATGCTTGATGACCTTAAATGGGAGGTCGGTGTTCTTAGTCCTATAAAAGCAGCAGAGCAAAGAGCAGTTTATGCTGGCTTTACGGTTGCGGGTGGCTGTCTGGCATTTGCGTTGCTAGTTTTATATTTACGAGAGTATCGATTAAAACGGCGTTCACAAGCCTTAGTGCTTAGGGCGCAGCGAGATAGTGAGCAACGACAGCGTTATATTATTAATACCGCACAGGTTGGTTTGATTACTGTGGATAAGCAAGGCGTAATCGTTTTTGTTAATCCGATGGTTATGCAGCAGTTTGGTGTTTCTTTGTCGTTGATAATGGGGCGGCCATTAGCGGCATTGTTTGCGGATATTGATCAATTCACACCACTGAAGCGTTGGTTAGAAGGTCTTTCGCATGGTGAGTTTACGCCCATAACAGGGTATGAAGTTGTGGGGCGCCGCTCTGATGGCTCGGTTTTTCCTGTGCTTTTTTCAATAAGAATGATGACCGCCGCACCACAAGTCAGTTATCTGGTGACTATGATAGATATCACCCGCCGTAAGCGCTTGGAGTACAAACTGCGAGAAGTAAATGAATCGCTAGAAACAAAGGTTTTACAGCGAACACAAGCGCTTGAGGCCGCGCAAAATGAGCTGATTCAAGCTGAAAAACTAGCGGCTTTGGGGCGAATGTCAACGGCTATGGTGCATGAGCTAAATCAACCTCTAACGGCTATGCGTAACTACCTAGCTATAATACGTCGACTGTCAGATCAGCCCGGTTTGCAGAATGAAAACTTGAATAGGGTCAATGGCTTAGTCGACAAGATGGCGCTGATTACAGGTCAACTTAAAACTTTTGCTTATAAAAGTGCAGGGGCGTCTGGCCTTGTTGAGTTAGTTTTTTCAATTCAGCATATTCTTGGGCAATATAAAGAAAGGTTTGTAGAGCAGTCCATTGATTGTAGTTTTGAGCATGAATTAACGTGCTACTGGGTTCATGGTGATGAAATACGTATAGAGCAAGTGTTGGTTAATTTGATTACTAATGCTTGTGACGCCATGCTTCAGTTACCTTCGGGACAGATTTCTATGACACTTCGTTTGCTTGATAATGATAGACAAAGTATTGATCAGGATTTGGAAAGCCCTTGTCATGACTGGGTGGTGCTTAATATACGTGATACCGGAGAAGGGGCGACAGATGAGCAGCTAGCGCACATGTTTGAGCCATTTTATACGACTAAGAGTATGGGCGATGGCCTTGGTTTAGGTTTGCCTATTGTGCAGGGGATTGTTCGGGATTTAGGCGGAATAGTGGATGTGGTTCGTAATCAGGAGCAGGGTTTATGTTTTTCAGTATCCTTGCCGCTAGCAAAAAACACAGGGGGAATCTGA